Proteins from a single region of Caloramator sp. E03:
- the cas3 gene encoding CRISPR-associated helicase Cas3': MKFFSHPDKELILHLREVYEINKDKVDKDLREYYRIISYCHDFGKFTSYFQRYLKTKKRGKYTDHGFISALFAAFCAFKEYGEDNIVLLIYSIVLHHHGDLENASKDLPSSISGLLENDYRLLEKIEIAQYQINDMIKNKNYIKEEYRKIDFDIYVDEFLDSDITFILKKLKKLSFLMEKSPTEKNYFVHQILYSSLISADKLSASQIDIPTEKYAQYECLDRVRLKIIGNSFSTINEIRREIFYKVQKSIERDYKKSRFFTITAPTGTGKTYTGFFAALKLRELLGGNRRIIYCLPFTSIIDQNYDVLYDLHNEIEEFKEESSRFLIKHHSLSNVEYKSEEYEYDNLDSELLIENWSSGIIVTTFVQLLETLISCRNRMLKKLINLKGSILILDEIQAIDISFLPLVDYVLRKSSEYFNLHIIMMTATKPYILNEAIELLDDCTKYFSIFNRTKLIINPNNIKLEEFIMEFKNNIEDKSYLIVCNTISSSLKVYNSLKDLKRKIYYLSTNLLPIHRKRMISEIKECLDKKEKIILVSTQVVEAGVNFDFDIAIRDIGPIDSIIQCAGRCNRNGNKDLGNVKVYSLIDDDKDRDGFGFSKYVYGIPAIRITKEILGKESIEEKEYYNIVSEYFKRMQDNKSKDKSMFFKNSILSLNFSNEDNNKIPIYKFSLIENNLGYFDVLLLYDDIVEDAFDKYCKLRNEKDYYERRRQYLKIKNILKDYTLSLPIKYNNIFEEKFGFYILPRHGIKDYYDEKTGFIRDAKSFDIF; the protein is encoded by the coding sequence TTGAAGTTTTTTTCACATCCTGATAAAGAGCTTATACTACATTTAAGGGAAGTGTATGAAATAAATAAGGATAAAGTGGATAAGGATTTAAGAGAATATTATAGAATAATCAGCTATTGTCATGATTTTGGGAAATTTACTTCCTATTTCCAAAGATATCTTAAAACAAAAAAAAGGGGCAAATATACAGATCATGGCTTTATTTCAGCACTTTTTGCTGCATTTTGTGCTTTTAAGGAATATGGTGAGGATAACATAGTGCTTTTAATATACAGCATAGTATTACACCATCATGGGGATCTTGAAAATGCATCTAAAGATTTACCTTCATCTATATCAGGATTATTAGAAAATGACTATAGGCTATTAGAAAAAATTGAAATTGCACAATATCAAATAAATGATATGATAAAAAACAAAAATTATATAAAAGAAGAATATAGAAAAATAGATTTTGATATCTATGTTGATGAATTCTTAGATTCTGATATTACATTTATTCTTAAAAAGTTAAAAAAATTATCTTTTTTAATGGAGAAAAGTCCAACGGAAAAAAATTATTTTGTACATCAGATTTTATATTCTTCTTTAATATCTGCAGATAAGCTAAGTGCATCACAAATAGATATTCCAACGGAAAAATATGCACAATATGAATGCCTTGACAGAGTTAGGCTTAAAATAATAGGCAACAGTTTTTCTACAATAAATGAAATAAGAAGAGAAATATTTTATAAGGTACAAAAATCAATTGAAAGGGATTATAAAAAATCGAGATTTTTTACAATAACGGCCCCAACAGGCACAGGCAAAACTTACACTGGATTTTTTGCAGCTTTAAAATTAAGGGAGCTTTTGGGTGGGAATAGGAGAATAATATACTGTCTTCCTTTTACTTCTATAATAGATCAAAACTATGATGTTTTATACGATCTACATAATGAAATTGAGGAATTTAAAGAGGAAAGCAGCAGATTTTTAATAAAACATCACAGCCTGTCAAATGTAGAATATAAAAGTGAAGAATATGAATATGATAATCTTGATTCAGAACTCTTGATTGAGAACTGGAGTAGTGGAATAATAGTAACAACCTTTGTTCAGCTTTTAGAAACTCTTATAAGCTGTAGAAATAGGATGCTAAAAAAGCTTATAAATTTAAAAGGTTCAATACTTATCCTTGACGAAATACAGGCAATAGATATATCATTTCTTCCACTTGTTGATTATGTTCTAAGAAAATCAAGTGAATATTTTAATTTGCATATTATTATGATGACAGCTACGAAGCCTTATATTTTAAACGAGGCTATAGAACTTTTAGATGACTGTACTAAATACTTTAGTATATTTAATAGAACAAAACTTATTATAAATCCAAATAATATTAAGTTGGAAGAATTTATTATGGAGTTTAAAAATAATATTGAGGATAAATCTTATTTAATTGTGTGCAATACTATATCTTCTTCTCTTAAGGTATATAATTCTTTAAAGGATTTAAAAAGAAAAATATATTATCTTTCAACTAATCTTTTACCTATTCATAGAAAAAGAATGATTAGTGAAATAAAGGAGTGTTTAGATAAAAAAGAAAAAATAATACTTGTATCAACACAGGTTGTTGAAGCTGGGGTTAACTTTGATTTTGATATTGCAATAAGGGATATAGGACCGATAGATTCAATAATACAGTGTGCTGGACGATGTAACAGAAACGGCAATAAGGATTTAGGAAATGTTAAAGTCTATTCTTTAATTGATGATGATAAGGATAGAGATGGTTTTGGCTTTAGTAAATATGTATATGGCATACCAGCTATTCGGATTACAAAGGAAATATTAGGCAAAGAAAGCATAGAGGAGAAGGAATACTATAATATTGTATCGGAATATTTCAAAAGAATGCAGGATAATAAATCAAAGGATAAGAGTATGTTTTTTAAGAATTCAATATTATCTTTGAATTTTTCAAATGAGGATAATAATAAAATTCCAATTTATAAGTTTTCATTAATAGAAAATAACTTAGGATATTTTGATGTATTACTTTTGTATGATGACATAGTTGAAGATGCCTTTGATAAGTATTGTAAACTAAGGAATGAAAAAGATTATTATGAAAGAAGAAGGCAGTATCTTAAAATTAAAAACATTTTAAAGGATTATACTTTATCGCTACCGATTAAATATAATAATATCTTCGAAGAGAAATTTGGCTTTTATATACTTCCGCGACATGGAATTAAAGACTATTATGATGAAAAGACAGGATTTATTAGAGATGCTAAATCCTTTGATATATTTTAA
- the tnpA gene encoding IS200/IS605 family transposase: MDLDNNNHSVFLLYYHLVLVTKYRRKVIDDNISNRLKEIFEKIQDNYNITLQEWNHDKDHIHILFKAHPNTELSKFINAYKSASSRLIKKEYPKIKEQLWKEYFWSRSYCLLTTGGVSIEVIKKYIEKQGKEV, from the coding sequence ATGGATTTAGATAATAATAATCATTCAGTATTCTTATTGTATTATCATCTTGTTTTGGTAACTAAATATAGAAGAAAAGTTATTGATGATAATATATCGAATAGACTAAAAGAAATATTTGAAAAGATACAAGATAATTATAATATCACATTACAAGAATGGAATCATGATAAAGACCATATCCATATATTATTCAAAGCACATCCTAATACAGAGTTGTCTAAGTTTATAAATGCGTATAAAAGTGCTTCATCAAGATTGATAAAGAAAGAGTATCCTAAAATAAAAGAGCAATTATGGAAAGAATATTTTTGGTCAAGAAGTTACTGTTTACTTACAACAGGTGGGGTGTCAATTGAAGTAATTAAAAAATATATAGAAAAGCAAGGGAAGGAGGTGTAA